One window from the genome of Rufibacter tibetensis encodes:
- a CDS encoding OmpH family outer membrane protein — protein sequence MSISKKLIFLAVLSASFAACKNDQAPKQATTANTKTATSSDSTDADENETVTAAPAEAPEIVFVNSDSLLNRYQYFKDVKARLEAKGKRMENDLRGKATSFQKEVEQYRQAGAGMTQEQRAATEQRLAQREQQLAAQQQSSGNQLAKDESDEMKKIYEKVEAQLKKISQEKGYKMVLTYTRGNSAILYGDKALDITEDAVRGLNEEYKASKAATKK from the coding sequence GTGAGCATCTCTAAAAAGCTTATCTTCCTGGCTGTATTATCAGCTTCCTTTGCCGCCTGTAAAAATGACCAGGCTCCCAAACAAGCCACCACGGCTAATACCAAGACAGCTACTTCCTCTGACAGCACAGATGCTGACGAGAATGAAACCGTCACTGCCGCTCCTGCCGAAGCTCCTGAGATTGTATTTGTGAACTCAGATTCCCTGTTGAACAGATACCAGTACTTCAAAGATGTGAAAGCCAGACTGGAAGCTAAAGGCAAAAGAATGGAGAACGACCTTAGAGGGAAAGCCACCAGCTTCCAGAAAGAAGTAGAGCAATACAGACAAGCCGGCGCCGGCATGACACAGGAACAACGTGCCGCCACAGAGCAACGCCTTGCCCAAAGAGAACAACAACTGGCTGCCCAGCAACAGAGCTCTGGTAATCAGTTAGCGAAAGACGAGAGCGATGAGATGAAAAAGATCTACGAAAAAGTAGAAGCTCAACTTAAGAAAATCAGCCAGGAGAAAGGCTACAAAATGGTTTTAACTTATACCCGGGGTAACAGCGCCATCTTGTACGGTGATAAAGCCTTGGATATCACCGAAGATGCGGTAAGAGGCTTGAATGAAGAATACAAAGCGAGCAAAGCCGCTACCAAAAAATAA
- a CDS encoding outer membrane beta-barrel family protein: MKKINHFLLLLAALAFLTQAAIGQTTGSLTGLVVDDKGEPLPYGTVSLLKASDASLLTGTAIELNGTFKMKTPAPGKYLLRISAMGFADQDLPVVEVTSADFSRDFGKIALKQDAKVLKEVTVQNLRPLVDVQADKMVVSVEGTAMAAGNTAYEVLAKSPGIWVDQDGNIQLNGKQGVRVMIDGKLTYLDGKQLQTMLQGMPADNLKNLEIIANPSAKFDAEGTAGIININLKKNTLNGLNGSVYGGYLNNTKSGGNGGLNLNLKQSKWSSFATVDVAHRPHKRTFTMNRTFFNAEGENATLSQKGKEEAYTFAPSARFGTDYDLNKNHSLGASLSLSHSRAKSGVNTNSTLFDPRETGTIFNKTSTHNNRKFTSASVNAHYVGKLDTLGTTLSADIDVARINDNGLSDFLNYRTREANSSVEEEYFENDNPTSYQIYSAKVDYARPFPGIKGKLEVGAKASYVESDNKIDFFTNEGTQRVLDPKRRGDHFIYDENIYAAYSNFSASLSSKFTLQAGLRAEYTDSKGNSIPEQKVTPRSYLDLFPSVFVQQKISENYMIGYNYSRRIFRPRYSNLNPFRFYIDANTYAQGNPYLKPEYTNSFQITQTFRKNYNLIFGYAHTKDDISEVPAFYPETNSMIFQQRNVESETINATLVAPVTVTPKWNMNNNLTVAYQNFNTLVDERTIQNAQTMFTAQMNHNLLLPKNFKVEVNGTYRSKGVFNVYKTQPAGWVDVAVKRSFLKDQLDVSLALTDIFRTQRMRGTSEVNGNINVIDMYQFGQGARFNLRYRFNKGEKFEMKRRNSSLDEVNRAGGN; this comes from the coding sequence ATGAAAAAGATTAATCACTTCCTCCTTTTGCTGGCCGCACTGGCTTTCTTAACCCAGGCTGCCATAGGCCAAACGACGGGTTCACTCACCGGTTTGGTAGTAGACGACAAAGGAGAACCACTTCCTTACGGAACGGTTTCCCTCCTGAAAGCCTCAGATGCTTCCCTTTTAACCGGCACTGCCATTGAACTAAACGGCACGTTCAAAATGAAAACACCAGCCCCTGGCAAGTACCTTCTGCGCATCAGCGCCATGGGCTTTGCAGACCAGGACCTGCCGGTGGTAGAGGTCACTTCCGCAGACTTTTCGCGTGATTTCGGGAAAATAGCCCTGAAACAAGATGCCAAGGTGCTGAAAGAGGTAACCGTGCAGAACCTGAGACCCCTGGTAGATGTACAGGCCGACAAAATGGTGGTAAGTGTAGAAGGTACCGCCATGGCTGCTGGTAACACGGCATATGAAGTTTTGGCCAAATCGCCAGGCATTTGGGTAGACCAGGACGGCAACATCCAGCTAAACGGAAAGCAAGGGGTTCGGGTGATGATTGACGGCAAATTAACATACCTGGACGGAAAACAACTGCAAACCATGCTACAGGGAATGCCAGCCGATAATCTGAAAAACCTGGAGATCATCGCCAACCCATCGGCTAAGTTTGACGCCGAGGGAACCGCCGGGATCATCAACATCAACCTGAAGAAAAACACCCTAAATGGTTTAAACGGCAGCGTGTACGGTGGGTACCTCAATAACACTAAAAGCGGCGGAAACGGAGGCTTAAACCTGAACCTGAAACAAAGCAAGTGGAGTTCTTTTGCCACGGTTGATGTAGCCCATCGCCCACACAAAAGGACCTTCACCATGAACCGCACCTTCTTTAATGCCGAAGGCGAAAACGCCACCCTTTCACAAAAAGGAAAGGAAGAAGCCTATACCTTCGCCCCCTCTGCCCGCTTCGGTACAGATTATGATCTGAATAAAAACCATAGTCTTGGCGCCTCCCTGAGTTTGTCACACTCCCGCGCTAAATCTGGTGTGAACACCAACTCCACTTTGTTTGACCCTAGAGAAACAGGAACCATCTTTAATAAAACGTCTACCCACAATAACAGAAAGTTCACCAGCGCCTCAGTGAACGCCCACTATGTAGGCAAGCTAGATACCCTTGGCACTACGCTTTCAGCAGACATTGACGTAGCCAGAATCAACGACAATGGTCTGAGTGATTTCCTGAACTACAGGACCAGAGAAGCTAACAGTTCTGTGGAGGAAGAGTACTTTGAAAATGATAACCCTACTTCGTACCAGATCTATTCCGCCAAGGTAGATTATGCCAGACCTTTCCCAGGCATCAAAGGCAAACTGGAAGTAGGCGCAAAGGCAAGCTACGTAGAGTCAGACAACAAGATAGATTTCTTCACCAACGAAGGTACCCAGCGCGTACTAGACCCAAAACGTCGGGGCGACCACTTTATTTATGATGAAAACATCTATGCCGCTTACTCTAACTTCAGTGCCAGCCTTAGTTCCAAGTTCACCTTGCAAGCCGGCCTGCGGGCGGAGTACACAGATTCTAAAGGGAACTCTATTCCAGAGCAGAAAGTAACCCCTCGCTCCTACCTTGACTTGTTCCCTAGTGTGTTTGTGCAGCAGAAAATCTCCGAGAACTACATGATTGGGTACAACTACAGCCGCCGCATCTTCCGTCCGCGCTACAGCAACTTAAACCCTTTCAGGTTCTACATTGACGCCAACACCTACGCCCAGGGCAACCCATACCTGAAACCAGAATACACCAACTCATTCCAGATTACCCAAACGTTCAGAAAAAACTACAACCTTATCTTCGGCTATGCCCACACCAAAGATGACATTTCTGAGGTACCGGCCTTCTACCCAGAAACCAACTCTATGATCTTCCAGCAGCGTAACGTGGAAAGTGAAACTATTAACGCTACCCTGGTGGCCCCGGTAACCGTCACTCCTAAATGGAACATGAACAACAACCTAACCGTGGCTTACCAGAATTTCAATACCCTTGTGGACGAAAGAACGATCCAGAATGCCCAGACCATGTTCACCGCGCAAATGAACCACAACCTTTTACTGCCTAAAAACTTCAAAGTGGAAGTAAACGGTACTTACCGAAGCAAAGGAGTGTTCAACGTCTACAAAACCCAGCCTGCCGGTTGGGTGGATGTGGCGGTGAAACGTTCCTTCCTGAAAGACCAACTGGATGTGAGCCTAGCGCTGACAGATATTTTCCGGACCCAGAGAATGCGCGGCACCTCAGAAGTAAACGGCAACATCAATGTGATTGATATGTACCAGTTTGGACAGGGTGCGCGTTTCAACCTGCGGTACCGCTTCAACAAAGGTGAAAAATTTGAAATGAAGCGCCGCAACTCCAGCCTGGATGAGGTAAACCGGGCCGGCGGAAATTAA
- a CDS encoding bile acid:sodium symporter family protein has protein sequence MILLAYAWPHMGEENGPLPLEEITTYGVSLIFFFYGLRLSPAKLKAGLSDWRLHLVVQLSTFLLFPALVFVASLFLAHQENQLLWLGVFYVAALPSTVSSSVVMVSIAGGNIPSAIFNASISSLIGVFMTPLWMGLFMSTSSTAEMDLGSIIMKLMLQVLLPVTMGVLLNKRFGTFAEQQKGRLRLFDQTIILLIVYSSFCDSFAREMFKGYSAAELLLLGASMVALFFLVFGLIHLLCNAMGFSRENRITAIFCGSKKSLVHGTVMSKVIFPDANIVGIILLPLMLYHALQLIAASVLAQRMAQTTGKTQEVVG, from the coding sequence ATGATCCTGCTGGCCTATGCATGGCCGCACATGGGAGAGGAAAACGGACCACTACCGTTGGAAGAGATCACTACCTATGGGGTGTCGCTGATCTTCTTTTTTTATGGGCTGCGGTTAAGTCCCGCCAAGTTGAAAGCAGGCTTGAGCGACTGGCGCCTTCATTTAGTGGTACAGCTGAGCACCTTTTTGTTGTTTCCGGCGCTGGTGTTCGTCGCCAGTTTGTTTTTAGCTCATCAAGAAAACCAATTGCTTTGGCTGGGGGTGTTTTACGTGGCAGCGCTGCCCTCCACAGTTTCTTCCTCGGTGGTGATGGTGTCTATAGCGGGTGGGAACATTCCTTCGGCCATTTTCAATGCGAGTATCTCCAGCTTGATCGGGGTATTTATGACGCCGCTCTGGATGGGCTTGTTCATGAGCACCAGTTCTACCGCTGAGATGGATTTAGGCAGTATAATCATGAAACTAATGTTGCAAGTGCTCCTTCCGGTTACCATGGGAGTGTTGCTGAACAAGCGGTTCGGGACTTTTGCGGAACAGCAAAAAGGGAGACTCCGGTTGTTTGACCAAACCATTATCCTGCTGATTGTCTATTCTTCTTTCTGTGATTCTTTCGCTCGCGAGATGTTCAAAGGCTACAGCGCAGCCGAACTGCTTTTGCTGGGAGCCTCTATGGTCGCCTTGTTCTTTCTGGTGTTTGGGCTGATTCACTTGCTTTGTAATGCCATGGGCTTCTCTCGGGAAAACAGGATTACCGCCATCTTCTGTGGTTCCAAGAAGTCATTGGTTCACGGTACGGTAATGTCAAAGGTGATTTTCCCCGATGCCAATATTGTCGGGATCATCCTTTTGCCACTCATGTTGTACCACGCCCTGCAATTGATTGCCGCCAGTGTGTTGGCGCAGCGCATGGCGCAAACTACTGGTAAGACCCAAGAAGTTGTAGGCTAA
- a CDS encoding helix-turn-helix transcriptional regulator, with translation MKNNVRNERVAQKLTQDELAKKIGVSRQTINAMETNKYIPSTVLALKVALLLNKKVEELFILEEDD, from the coding sequence ATGAAGAATAACGTGCGAAACGAACGCGTTGCCCAAAAACTTACTCAGGATGAACTTGCCAAGAAAATTGGAGTAAGCCGACAGACCATTAATGCCATGGAAACAAATAAATACATTCCTTCCACAGTCTTGGCTTTGAAAGTGGCACTACTCTTAAACAAAAAAGTTGAAGAGCTTTTTATTTTGGAGGAGGACGATTAA
- the mtaB gene encoding tRNA (N(6)-L-threonylcarbamoyladenosine(37)-C(2))-methylthiotransferase MtaB, whose translation MKKVAFYTLGCKLNFSETSTLSRIFQERGFEKVEFTDTPDIYVINTCSVTDNADKKCRKVVKEALKHSPNAFITIVGCYAQLKPKEISEIPGVDAVLGAAEKFQLVDILETFEKKDAPQVHASPVSEANTFVNAYSFGDRTRTFLKVQDGCDYSCTFCTIPQARGKSRSNTIEKVVAEARSIGESGVKEIVLTGVNTGDFGLQEGVRQENFFQLVQALDEVENVNRFRISSIEPNLLSEEIIGFVATSQRFMPHFHVPLQSGSNKILKLMRRRYLRELYAQRVEWIKAAMPHACIGVDVIVGFPGETEEDFLETYNFLNNLDISYLHVFPYSERANTLALELPGVVPQKERNRRADMLRILSEKKKRAFYESQIGYEGRVLFEADITDGYMEGFTENYVRVVAKYDPVLVNEQKHVRLTNITTSGLMEAEETYHELLTH comes from the coding sequence ATGAAAAAGGTAGCTTTCTATACACTAGGTTGTAAACTCAATTTCTCTGAGACTTCTACCCTGTCCCGTATCTTTCAGGAACGAGGCTTTGAAAAGGTGGAGTTTACTGACACGCCTGATATATATGTGATTAACACTTGCTCCGTGACTGATAATGCGGACAAGAAATGCCGGAAGGTAGTGAAAGAGGCATTGAAGCATTCACCCAACGCCTTCATTACCATAGTAGGTTGCTACGCCCAGTTAAAGCCGAAAGAGATCTCTGAGATCCCTGGCGTTGATGCTGTATTGGGTGCCGCAGAGAAGTTCCAGTTGGTAGACATCCTGGAGACGTTTGAGAAGAAAGACGCGCCGCAGGTGCACGCCAGTCCGGTGTCTGAGGCCAATACCTTCGTAAATGCTTACTCTTTCGGGGACCGTACCCGCACCTTCCTGAAAGTGCAGGACGGCTGTGATTATTCCTGCACCTTCTGCACCATTCCGCAGGCCCGCGGCAAAAGCCGGAGCAATACCATTGAGAAAGTGGTGGCCGAGGCCCGCAGCATTGGTGAATCGGGCGTGAAGGAGATTGTATTAACAGGCGTGAACACCGGCGACTTTGGGTTGCAGGAAGGCGTACGCCAAGAGAATTTCTTCCAGTTGGTACAGGCTTTAGATGAGGTGGAGAACGTAAACCGTTTCCGGATTTCCTCCATTGAGCCTAATCTTTTAAGTGAAGAGATCATCGGGTTTGTGGCTACCTCTCAACGGTTTATGCCGCACTTCCACGTACCGTTGCAATCAGGTAGCAACAAGATTCTGAAGCTGATGCGCCGCCGGTACCTGCGCGAGTTGTACGCCCAACGCGTGGAATGGATCAAGGCTGCTATGCCGCATGCCTGTATTGGGGTTGACGTGATTGTGGGTTTCCCCGGTGAAACGGAGGAAGACTTTCTGGAGACGTATAACTTCCTGAACAACTTAGACATAAGCTACCTGCACGTGTTCCCGTATTCTGAACGGGCCAACACCCTGGCATTGGAGTTGCCGGGCGTAGTACCACAGAAAGAGCGTAACCGCCGCGCCGACATGCTGCGCATTCTCTCAGAAAAGAAAAAGCGGGCCTTCTATGAAAGCCAGATTGGCTATGAAGGTCGTGTGCTATTTGAAGCAGACATTACCGACGGGTACATGGAAGGCTTCACCGAAAACTACGTGCGCGTGGTAGCCAAATATGACCCGGTACTGGTAAATGAGCAGAAACACGTGCGGCTGACCAATATCACCACCTCCGGATTGATGGAGGCTGAGGAGACTTACCACGAGTTGTTGACGCACTAA
- a CDS encoding LTA synthase family protein gives MKRILTRSISYFLFWTLFFEVCRTFFLLYQHSKTATLTASEIGKVLWYGLRMDLSFAAYLSVIPFLLFLNEVAFRKKVLLKLVHVFTYALLPLLVLLVTIDLELYSAWGFRLDSTPLQYLNTPAEMLASTASAPVWLLVLFYIVLLVIGVVGYTFLKHKWGVSPKRSSKQLAADLLLSFFLLALLVLPIRGGWQQIPLNQSDVYFSQKNFANHAGVNVPWNVMHSVIKKNHNTKNPYQYLDEQKAQTLVQELYQPKSDTIPTVLRVKKPNVLFIILESYTAKLIGALGGPSEVTPNFNALAKEGILFQNIYAAGDRSEKGMVALLSGYPVQTTTSIIKTPKKTERLPQLAAELKKLGYGTYYYYGGELAFANIKSYLINGQYDKLLEKSDFGSENYNSKWGVHDHILFDKVLADHQNPKEPFLTTVFTLSSHEPYDVPIPAKFPGTDEETQFKNSFYYTDWALGRFISAAKKMPWWQNTLVVLVADHGHHFPGRDQNDAPSKFRIPLLIAGGALAVKDTVITTIGSQTDVVPTLLQQLGLPTHHFAWSKNLLDAKATPFAFYVFNDGFGMVSPQGVVTFDNVAQRPILREPGVTDQQVEQGKAYMQTSFGDFLKK, from the coding sequence GTGAAAAGAATACTTACCAGATCCATCTCCTATTTTCTGTTCTGGACTCTCTTTTTTGAGGTGTGCCGGACTTTTTTCCTTCTGTACCAGCATTCCAAAACAGCTACACTTACTGCCTCTGAAATTGGCAAGGTGCTTTGGTACGGCCTCCGGATGGACCTTTCCTTTGCCGCTTACTTAAGTGTGATCCCGTTTCTGCTCTTCTTAAATGAAGTTGCTTTCAGAAAAAAGGTACTTCTGAAGTTGGTTCATGTCTTTACCTATGCCCTGCTCCCGCTGTTGGTGTTATTGGTGACCATAGACCTTGAACTGTATTCGGCTTGGGGGTTTAGGTTAGATTCTACCCCATTGCAGTACCTCAATACCCCCGCCGAAATGCTGGCCTCCACCGCCTCGGCCCCGGTGTGGCTATTGGTGTTGTTTTACATAGTATTGCTGGTGATTGGAGTAGTTGGGTATACTTTCCTTAAGCATAAATGGGGTGTTTCTCCAAAAAGAAGCTCAAAACAATTAGCGGCAGACCTTTTACTTAGTTTTTTCCTTCTGGCTTTGTTGGTGCTGCCCATCCGGGGAGGTTGGCAGCAGATTCCTTTAAACCAAAGTGACGTTTACTTTTCCCAAAAAAATTTCGCGAACCATGCCGGAGTAAACGTGCCTTGGAACGTAATGCATTCGGTTATCAAAAAGAACCACAACACCAAGAATCCTTACCAGTATTTAGACGAACAAAAGGCCCAAACCCTGGTGCAGGAACTGTATCAGCCAAAGAGTGACACCATTCCAACTGTGCTTCGGGTGAAGAAGCCTAATGTGTTGTTTATCATCCTGGAAAGCTACACGGCTAAATTAATTGGTGCGCTGGGTGGCCCCTCTGAGGTGACCCCAAATTTCAACGCTCTGGCCAAAGAGGGAATCCTGTTCCAGAACATCTACGCCGCCGGTGACCGAAGCGAAAAAGGCATGGTGGCATTGCTCAGCGGATACCCGGTACAGACCACCACCTCCATCATCAAAACGCCTAAAAAGACTGAACGACTGCCCCAATTGGCGGCGGAACTGAAAAAACTGGGTTACGGCACCTACTATTACTACGGCGGTGAATTAGCATTTGCAAACATCAAGTCTTACCTCATCAACGGCCAGTATGACAAGCTACTGGAGAAATCAGATTTTGGCAGTGAGAACTACAACTCCAAGTGGGGCGTGCACGACCACATCTTATTTGACAAAGTACTCGCCGACCACCAGAACCCTAAGGAACCGTTCCTAACAACTGTTTTCACCCTCAGCAGCCACGAACCGTATGACGTTCCCATTCCGGCTAAGTTTCCGGGAACAGATGAGGAAACGCAATTCAAGAACTCCTTTTACTACACCGACTGGGCATTGGGTCGCTTCATCTCTGCCGCGAAAAAAATGCCTTGGTGGCAGAATACACTGGTGGTACTGGTAGCCGACCACGGGCACCATTTCCCTGGCAGGGACCAAAACGATGCGCCCAGCAAGTTCCGGATTCCGCTTTTGATTGCTGGCGGCGCTTTGGCAGTGAAAGACACTGTCATTACCACTATTGGTTCTCAAACAGATGTAGTGCCTACTCTGTTGCAGCAGCTAGGACTGCCCACCCATCACTTTGCCTGGAGCAAAAACCTGCTTGATGCCAAAGCTACTCCTTTCGCTTTTTACGTTTTCAATGATGGCTTCGGGATGGTTTCGCCGCAGGGGGTAGTGACCTTTGACAACGTAGCGCAACGTCCTATTCTGCGCGAGCCTGGGGTAACCGATCAACAGGTGGAACAAGGCAAAGCCTACATGCAAACAAGTTTTGGGGATTTCCTGAAGAAATAA